A genomic window from Helicobacter suis HS1 includes:
- a CDS encoding phosphoenolpyruvate carboxylase: MHQNTQLELNFLQDLLLEILQEFSPASINHFLALKELFSSSAPQEMLTKQLQASIASEQILDVIKAFSLYNILANIIEERYQNKQPSLLGITQAYSSLKQEGFTEKTLQEKFSQITFYPVFTAHPTQSMRRTFLEAIYEMYQDLSTLFDNPCSPHATKHAKERLAYRLRLLWNSHLVRQEKLEVLFELDNLLYILENSLLSSCLELFQEIQEKLEQPLEHAPIQLGSWIGGDRDGNPTVSNDLVRQVILIQHDLIINLYLKQIKKLRRELSISADLCPISEDLKADLEAHYSKLDLTSARLHIKEPFRAKLVLMELKLKNRLIALNSPLPIDFAYQDAQELLADITLLLKNLKPSLQRSLLHFKHLVLLGGFHLLRLDFREHREVFLYAVSEVFSLLGLCSGFHSLGEDQKLEILDHALSLEPLALSTLLPKVSEECKRLLEAFLTIIWAKIRIAKPTFASIIVSMTTQASDLLCVLWLAKQARLNHPYQIYITPLFETINDLNHAPRILQTLYANSHYKAYLKSMDNKQEIMIGYSDSSKDGGIFASNYNLYIAISELMALGKELDIQFILFHGRGGSVSRGGGSLEDALLSAPLYSVQDTLKITEQGEVISSRYLNATSAHKNLSNIMGALLKKSIYDTHGISPPKSLATQTMQTLSTLSYQTYRQLYTMPGFLDYFKYATPITFIQELNLGSRPAKRKESSCIEDLRAIPWVFAWTQNRSILPAWYGVGSALQSVPLEHLRDHYQEGGFFKVVLDNIAQVLLKVDLDIAKQYHCFALHTQNATKIWECIEREYQITLRLVLAVRLETKLLEKDPLIQQGILFRKPYINALNCLQIELIKVFDQADSLKQAKLKLAIESTLIGIAQGLRNTG, translated from the coding sequence GTGCACCAAAACACCCAACTAGAGCTAAACTTTCTCCAAGACTTATTACTAGAAATTTTACAAGAATTTAGCCCGGCTAGCATCAATCATTTTTTGGCACTTAAAGAGTTATTTAGTAGCTCTGCCCCTCAAGAAATGTTGACAAAACAATTACAGGCTAGTATTGCCTCCGAACAGATTTTAGATGTGATTAAGGCCTTTTCTCTCTATAATATTTTGGCTAATATCATTGAGGAGCGCTACCAGAATAAACAACCCTCTTTGTTAGGCATTACACAGGCCTATAGCTCTCTTAAACAAGAAGGATTTACAGAGAAAACCCTGCAAGAGAAGTTTAGCCAAATTACTTTTTACCCCGTTTTTACTGCCCACCCCACCCAATCCATGCGCCGTACCTTCCTAGAAGCTATTTATGAAATGTATCAAGACCTCTCTACACTTTTTGATAACCCTTGTAGCCCCCATGCAACCAAACATGCTAAAGAGCGCCTAGCTTATCGCTTGCGTCTTTTATGGAATAGCCACCTTGTACGCCAAGAAAAACTAGAAGTACTCTTTGAGCTAGATAACTTACTTTATATTTTGGAAAACTCGCTTTTGTCCAGTTGTTTAGAGTTGTTCCAAGAAATCCAAGAGAAGTTAGAACAACCCTTAGAACATGCTCCAATTCAATTAGGTAGTTGGATAGGGGGCGATCGCGATGGCAATCCTACGGTGAGTAATGATCTAGTGCGCCAAGTGATCTTAATCCAACATGATTTAATCATCAATCTTTATTTAAAACAAATTAAAAAGTTACGCCGTGAGCTTTCTATTTCTGCTGATCTTTGCCCCATTTCAGAGGATTTAAAGGCAGATTTAGAAGCACATTATTCTAAACTGGATTTGACAAGTGCTAGGTTACACATTAAAGAGCCCTTTAGAGCCAAGTTAGTTTTAATGGAGTTAAAGCTAAAAAACCGCCTCATTGCTCTAAATTCCCCTCTACCTATAGATTTCGCTTACCAAGATGCTCAAGAATTACTGGCAGATATTACGCTACTACTTAAAAATCTCAAACCAAGTTTACAGCGCTCTTTATTGCATTTCAAGCACTTGGTACTTTTAGGTGGGTTTCATTTATTGCGCCTAGATTTTAGAGAACATAGAGAGGTTTTTCTTTATGCCGTGAGTGAGGTTTTTAGCCTGCTTGGTTTGTGCTCTGGTTTTCATAGTCTAGGAGAAGATCAAAAATTAGAAATTTTAGATCATGCCCTTAGTTTAGAACCTCTAGCTCTTTCTACACTATTGCCTAAAGTGAGTGAGGAGTGTAAACGCCTCTTAGAGGCTTTTCTAACAATTATATGGGCAAAGATTAGAATTGCTAAGCCTACCTTTGCCTCTATTATTGTCTCTATGACCACTCAAGCTAGCGATTTGCTTTGTGTGTTATGGCTGGCTAAGCAGGCTAGATTAAATCACCCTTACCAAATCTACATCACCCCCCTTTTTGAAACCATCAACGATCTCAACCATGCCCCACGAATTTTACAAACCCTATACGCCAATTCCCACTATAAAGCCTATCTAAAAAGCATGGATAATAAACAAGAGATCATGATTGGCTATTCAGACTCAAGTAAAGATGGGGGGATATTTGCCAGTAATTATAATCTTTACATCGCTATTAGTGAGCTCATGGCTTTAGGAAAAGAATTAGACATTCAGTTTATTTTATTCCATGGACGCGGGGGGAGTGTGAGTCGTGGGGGTGGGAGTTTAGAAGATGCCCTTTTAAGCGCGCCTCTTTATAGCGTGCAAGATACCTTAAAAATCACCGAACAAGGCGAAGTGATTAGTTCTAGATATCTCAACGCCACTAGCGCACATAAAAACCTCTCTAACATCATGGGCGCTTTGTTGAAAAAATCTATTTATGATACACATGGTATTTCTCCACCTAAAAGTCTAGCCACACAAACCATGCAAACCCTCTCTACTCTCTCTTATCAGACCTACCGCCAACTATACACCATGCCCGGTTTTTTAGACTATTTTAAATACGCCACCCCCATTACCTTTATCCAAGAACTCAATCTTGGCTCTCGCCCGGCTAAGCGCAAGGAAAGTAGCTGTATTGAGGATTTACGGGCAATCCCTTGGGTCTTTGCTTGGACTCAAAACCGCAGTATTTTGCCCGCTTGGTATGGGGTGGGTAGTGCTTTGCAAAGTGTGCCTTTAGAACACTTACGCGATCATTACCAAGAGGGAGGGTTTTTTAAGGTCGTGTTAGATAACATCGCTCAGGTGCTTTTAAAGGTTGATCTAGACATTGCTAAACAATACCACTGCTTTGCCCTACACACTCAAAATGCGACTAAGATTTGGGAATGCATTGAAAGAGAGTATCAAATAACCTTGCGCTTAGTATTAGCGGTACGCTTAGAAACAAAACTTTTAGAAAAAGACCCGCTGATACAACAAGGTATTTTATTTAGAAAACCTTATATCAACGCTCTAAACTGCTTACAAATTGAGCTCATTAAAGTCTTTGATCAAGCAGATAGCCTAAAGCAGGCAAAATTAAAGCTAGCCATAGAAAGTACTTTAATAGGCATTGCCCAGGGGCTACGCAATACCGGTTAG
- a CDS encoding TonB-dependent receptor family protein: MASLVTQATLVAKDKTYTLGKVSTSGQKDKTDYSGHVNLGYSGITAPKSWQDEEVKKYTGSRTVISNKQLTQTANQSIEEVLQNVPGMQVRNTTGVGAMPSIQIRGFGAGGSGHSDATLMLVNGIPVYMAPYSHIELDIFPVTFQAVDRIDVIKGGGSVQYGPNTYGGIVNIITKPIPKHWESQVAERVTYWAKARNAGFASPPSNTGDSSFLKSLSNNMLYNTYVRSGGMINKHFGVQAQANWVNGQGFRDNSPTNIQNYWLDGVYDINEKNGIKAYYQYYKFNIAQPGSLSSQNYQQNRFMNQRPFNAKGGRSQRFGIVYENHFGDLDKIGGTFSFTYYGQFMTRDFQVSSSYNSANMVECFSTESCTAQGLAGYNLAMPYYATNYHGWAEVENPVRSINNAFEPKVNLVVKSGKIKQTFIMGLRFMTTTFLQRQYMNTNECATQTSGEGKGFLCAGANVMSGWQPHIKHGLYHNWNDWHNNYTAIYLSDRIETSNGRFFVVPGLRYALVQYNNENASNWVSIPENDLKKIKHMNNWMPSANIGFIPVQGDHTVLTYFNFQRSYVPPQLDVLSYGGAEYFTQHFDEVEAGARYTYKENFSFNADYFRIWARDFATGQYSVYTSGPMKGNVRPVDGYSQGVELEMYYRPIKGLQFHAAFNYIDTRVTSHSPLTDLNGDVLPGTSYNKHFPFVSPYQFIFDARYTYAKTTFGLSSYFYSRAYSGISNSTAGGYYGTQYYSGGNNFESVNNSGYQCAEWCMTQHEGLLPWYWVWNIEISQIFWESGRHKIVGSLQVNNIFNMKYFFTGIGSSPAGLQSAPGRSVTVYLSYQF, from the coding sequence ATGGCTAGTTTGGTTACTCAAGCAACTCTAGTGGCTAAGGATAAAACCTACACTTTAGGTAAAGTCTCTACATCGGGTCAAAAAGATAAAACAGATTACTCCGGCCATGTCAATCTAGGTTATAGCGGGATTACAGCCCCTAAGAGTTGGCAAGATGAAGAGGTTAAAAAATACACCGGTAGCCGCACGGTGATCTCTAATAAACAACTTACCCAAACCGCTAACCAAAGCATTGAAGAGGTTTTACAAAATGTCCCGGGAATGCAGGTTAGAAATACAACAGGTGTAGGCGCGATGCCCTCGATTCAAATTAGAGGCTTTGGCGCAGGTGGCTCAGGGCATAGCGATGCAACACTAATGTTGGTTAATGGCATTCCTGTTTACATGGCTCCCTACTCTCATATTGAATTAGATATTTTCCCGGTTACTTTCCAAGCCGTAGATCGCATTGATGTGATTAAAGGCGGGGGAAGTGTGCAGTATGGGCCTAATACTTATGGGGGGATTGTTAATATCATCACTAAACCCATTCCTAAGCACTGGGAAAGCCAAGTAGCAGAGAGAGTTACCTATTGGGCTAAGGCTAGAAATGCCGGTTTTGCTAGCCCTCCTTCAAATACAGGCGATTCCTCTTTTCTAAAGTCTTTAAGTAATAATATGCTTTATAACACCTATGTAAGAAGTGGAGGCATGATTAATAAACACTTTGGTGTGCAGGCACAGGCTAACTGGGTTAACGGGCAAGGTTTTAGAGATAATAGCCCAACTAATATCCAAAACTACTGGCTTGATGGAGTCTATGACATTAATGAAAAAAATGGGATTAAAGCCTACTACCAATACTATAAGTTTAATATCGCCCAGCCCGGAAGCCTAAGTAGCCAAAACTACCAACAAAATCGTTTTATGAATCAACGCCCCTTTAATGCCAAAGGTGGGCGATCGCAACGCTTTGGGATTGTGTATGAAAACCACTTTGGCGATTTAGATAAGATAGGTGGGACTTTTAGTTTCACTTATTATGGGCAGTTCATGACAAGAGATTTTCAAGTGAGCTCTAGTTATAACAGCGCTAATATGGTTGAGTGTTTTAGCACAGAAAGCTGTACAGCTCAGGGTCTTGCTGGTTATAACTTAGCCATGCCCTATTATGCGACTAACTATCATGGCTGGGCAGAGGTAGAAAACCCCGTGCGATCTATTAATAATGCCTTTGAACCCAAAGTTAATTTAGTGGTTAAGAGTGGCAAGATTAAACAAACTTTTATTATGGGTTTGCGCTTCATGACAACAACCTTTCTCCAACGCCAGTATATGAACACTAATGAGTGCGCCACACAGACTAGCGGTGAAGGGAAAGGTTTTTTATGTGCGGGGGCAAATGTGATGAGTGGTTGGCAACCCCATATCAAACACGGATTATATCATAACTGGAATGATTGGCACAATAACTACACCGCGATTTATTTAAGCGATCGCATTGAAACGAGCAACGGGCGCTTTTTTGTCGTACCCGGTTTGCGCTATGCTTTAGTACAATATAACAATGAGAACGCCTCTAATTGGGTTTCTATCCCTGAGAATGATTTAAAAAAGATCAAGCACATGAATAACTGGATGCCCTCAGCTAATATTGGCTTTATTCCGGTACAAGGCGATCACACTGTGCTTACTTATTTTAACTTCCAGCGCAGCTATGTTCCCCCCCAATTAGATGTTTTAAGTTATGGTGGGGCGGAGTATTTCACCCAACACTTTGATGAGGTAGAGGCCGGCGCGCGTTATACTTATAAAGAAAATTTTAGTTTTAATGCTGATTACTTCCGCATTTGGGCACGCGATTTTGCAACAGGTCAGTATTCTGTTTACACCAGTGGCCCGATGAAGGGCAATGTACGCCCGGTTGATGGCTATTCTCAAGGCGTAGAGCTAGAGATGTATTATAGACCAATTAAAGGATTACAATTCCATGCGGCCTTTAACTACATTGATACCCGTGTTACAAGCCATAGCCCTTTAACAGATTTAAACGGCGATGTACTCCCCGGCACAAGTTACAATAAACATTTCCCCTTTGTAAGCCCCTATCAGTTTATTTTTGATGCGCGCTACACCTATGCTAAAACCACCTTTGGACTCTCTAGCTATTTTTATAGCCGTGCTTACAGTGGGATTAGCAATAGCACAGCGGGGGGTTATTATGGAACGCAGTATTATAGCGGAGGGAATAATTTTGAAAGTGTAAACAATAGTGGTTATCAATGTGCAGAGTGGTGTATGACCCAACATGAAGGGCTCTTGCCTTGGTATTGGGTGTGGAATATTGAAATAAGCCAGATATTCTGGGAAAGTGGGAGACATAAAATTGTGGGGAGTTTACAGGTGAATAATATCTTTAACATGAAATACTTCTTTACAGGTATTGGCTCTAGTCCAGCAGGGTTACAATCTGCCCCCGGGCGCTCGGTTACGGTGTATTTGAGTTATCAATTCTAA
- the flgG gene encoding flagellar basal-body rod protein FlgG, translating into MLRSLYSATTGMLGQQTHIDTTSNNIANVNTVGFKRQRADFNDLFYQALQYAGTSTSDTTRSPNGIEVGLGVRAASVTKMFSQGSPKETENNLDIAITGKGFFQIQMPDGSTAYTRAGNFKIDDQGNMVTTEGYLLIPQITFPQDTTQISIGVDGTVSVTQGNASTSNVIGQITLANFINPAGLHALGDNLLAVTSASGPAIVGNANSDGYGQLRQGFLELSNVRLVEEMTDLITAQRAYEANSKTIQTADNMLQTVNSLKR; encoded by the coding sequence ATGTTACGATCTCTTTACAGTGCGACAACAGGCATGTTAGGACAACAAACCCATATTGACACCACTTCTAACAACATTGCCAACGTTAATACGGTGGGTTTTAAACGGCAACGGGCAGATTTTAACGATCTATTTTACCAAGCTTTACAGTATGCCGGTACCTCTACTTCTGATACCACTAGATCGCCAAATGGTATTGAAGTAGGCTTAGGGGTGCGCGCTGCTAGCGTAACTAAGATGTTTTCTCAGGGTAGCCCTAAAGAGACAGAAAATAACTTAGACATCGCCATTACTGGTAAGGGCTTTTTTCAGATTCAAATGCCTGATGGCTCCACTGCTTATACCCGTGCAGGTAATTTTAAAATTGATGATCAAGGTAACATGGTTACAACAGAGGGGTATTTACTCATTCCACAAATCACCTTCCCTCAAGACACCACCCAAATTAGTATCGGGGTAGATGGCACGGTTAGTGTTACACAGGGCAATGCAAGTACTTCTAATGTGATAGGCCAGATTACCTTAGCTAATTTTATTAACCCGGCTGGTTTGCATGCTTTAGGGGATAATCTTTTAGCAGTAACTTCAGCTAGTGGACCGGCTATTGTGGGTAATGCTAATAGCGATGGCTATGGGCAATTACGGCAGGGTTTTTTAGAATTAAGCAATGTACGCCTAGTAGAGGAGATGACCGATCTAATCACAGCTCAAAGAGCTTATGAAGCCAACTCAAAGACTATCCAAACGGCAGATAACATGCTCCAGACGGTTAATAGCTTGAAACGATAA
- a CDS encoding glycosyltransferase: MLRAYYLSQVSIPLIFCGNLDTGNTLESLKNLKEQLDCQHGFKQVYFFYGIDDYLPKCHAKKKILFLHGSHAEVFPMVILESMQFGIPFICTDVGNVKELCAELVVTLPEQMADKINALLGDPDYYYKITQELHGTIQEYSYEKIIKKLERIGE; the protein is encoded by the coding sequence GTGCTTAGAGCTTACTATTTAAGTCAAGTCAGTATCCCCCTCATTTTTTGTGGAAACCTAGATACAGGTAATACTTTAGAAAGTCTTAAGAATCTCAAAGAGCAATTAGATTGCCAACATGGGTTTAAACAAGTGTATTTTTTTTATGGAATTGATGACTACCTTCCTAAGTGCCATGCTAAAAAGAAAATATTGTTTTTACATGGAAGCCATGCAGAGGTTTTTCCTATGGTGATTTTAGAAAGCATGCAATTTGGTATCCCCTTTATCTGTACCGATGTGGGTAATGTTAAAGAATTGTGTGCAGAGCTTGTTGTAACACTTCCAGAACAAATGGCAGATAAGATAAATGCACTTTTAGGTGATCCAGACTATTATTACAAGATAACACAAGAATTACACGGCACAATCCAAGAATATAGCTATGAGAAAATTATTAAGAAGTTGGAAAGAATAGGGGAATAA
- a CDS encoding glycosyltransferase family 25 protein — protein MLDSLDIYVISLKNSKRYATCQAVVDNPPLNNHPIKFTFHMFDAIDKHSHYFKKDLGYTGLIENVYNPKWLKGNAWFESYDGREMLPEELGCYASQYMLWIKCIESNKPICILEDDFGLQHNFYESLIDCLSSPFDLVRLWAGFSYGVDGFTSIISTQHGEQVCLTDPEKEIIFLKHFYFSVLDTYGNMAYYITPKAAKILVSLSLHWYEPVDQFFNKVHAHKLPCMLYIPFSVLPDTHNTQSTIYSQENATLLKNDPIYKKKTKVSYWRILFEKIRRIYYYHYFVRKYASLTD, from the coding sequence GTGCTAGATTCCCTAGATATTTACGTTATCTCTCTAAAAAATAGCAAAAGGTACGCCACTTGCCAAGCTGTTGTAGACAATCCACCGCTAAACAACCACCCTATTAAGTTCACTTTCCATATGTTTGATGCCATTGACAAACACAGCCACTATTTTAAAAAAGATTTGGGTTATACCGGGCTTATTGAAAATGTTTATAATCCCAAGTGGCTGAAGGGAAATGCATGGTTTGAAAGCTATGATGGTAGAGAGATGCTACCTGAGGAGCTAGGTTGTTATGCCAGCCAATATATGCTTTGGATCAAATGTATAGAGTCTAATAAACCTATCTGTATTTTAGAAGATGACTTTGGATTGCAACATAATTTTTATGAAAGTTTGATAGACTGCCTCTCAAGTCCGTTTGATTTAGTACGGCTTTGGGCGGGGTTTAGCTATGGAGTAGATGGCTTTACCTCCATCATTAGTACCCAACATGGGGAGCAAGTGTGCTTAACAGATCCGGAAAAAGAAATTATTTTCTTAAAACATTTCTACTTTTCTGTGCTAGACACTTATGGCAACATGGCTTACTACATCACCCCTAAAGCGGCAAAAATCCTGGTGAGTCTTAGTCTTCACTGGTACGAACCAGTCGATCAGTTCTTTAATAAAGTGCATGCCCACAAACTCCCTTGCATGCTTTATATCCCTTTTAGCGTGCTTCCTGATACCCATAACACACAATCTACAATCTACTCCCAAGAAAATGCTACTTTACTCAAAAACGATCCCATCTATAAGAAAAAAACAAAAGTAAGCTACTGGAGAATTTTATTTGAAAAAATACGCAGAATATACTATTACCACTATTTTGTGAGAAAATACGCGTCCTTAACAGATTAG
- a CDS encoding glycosyltransferase family protein yields MIILFCAEQFYPLSTETAMLDYGLTSVLARQGHQVYVITSSHSADGLKIKREGVVHYINDKEATEIETNLFVLEFDIALKSSCGGYVGECEAYQNFVNSFTCDLLVISGLCSWSFLLILDSLPTLKAKRKVVRVHEEWILVNIQSRGRKAYIKKIIFNSITKGLKYFFYKPDIYDKIFTLPTLRHKIKISLKYFDKVFFLPHPQSHIDTYLTPYCSNIGVLPNGIFEKDIHPAKILKSTTPNQDWKKCPYLLALAHFLSEQHTLLLDAFYASSTKLPFILAGGQVSGYNLQSVQAYKSKLDAQHGYKEVYFLHVGEERALELLQGATLFLHAASLYSYKSLSFMVLKSLSFGVPTICIGEGVDSDLVVKNSLGMAHMIDHLLNNPDYYNSMAENLHTRVKNYTYEKISQELIV; encoded by the coding sequence ATGATCATTCTTTTTTGTGCGGAGCAATTCTACCCTCTCTCTACTGAAACAGCCATGCTAGATTATGGTTTAACATCTGTGCTTGCCAGGCAGGGACATCAAGTTTATGTGATCACTTCTAGCCACTCTGCAGATGGTCTTAAAATAAAGAGAGAAGGGGTAGTCCATTATATCAACGATAAAGAGGCCACAGAAATAGAAACTAACCTGTTTGTGTTAGAATTTGACATTGCCTTAAAATCTTCTTGTGGGGGTTATGTGGGTGAGTGTGAAGCCTACCAAAATTTTGTAAATTCTTTTACATGCGATCTATTAGTGATTTCTGGACTTTGCTCATGGAGTTTTTTATTAATTTTAGACTCTCTTCCTACTCTCAAAGCTAAAAGGAAAGTTGTGAGAGTCCATGAGGAATGGATTTTAGTTAACATTCAGAGTAGAGGGCGCAAGGCTTATATCAAAAAAATTATTTTCAACTCCATTACAAAAGGTTTGAAGTATTTCTTTTACAAGCCTGATATTTATGACAAAATTTTCACTCTTCCCACACTCAGGCACAAAATTAAAATATCCTTGAAGTATTTTGATAAGGTCTTTTTCTTGCCACACCCACAAAGCCACATTGATACCTATCTTACCCCCTATTGCTCCAATATAGGTGTTTTGCCAAATGGTATTTTTGAAAAAGATATCCATCCTGCTAAGATTTTAAAAAGTACTACCCCTAACCAAGATTGGAAAAAGTGCCCCTATCTTTTAGCTTTGGCACACTTTCTAAGTGAACAGCACACTTTACTTTTAGATGCCTTCTATGCTAGCAGTACAAAACTCCCGTTTATATTAGCTGGTGGCCAGGTTTCAGGTTATAACCTACAATCTGTACAAGCTTATAAATCTAAACTAGATGCACAACATGGTTATAAAGAAGTTTATTTTCTTCATGTAGGAGAGGAGCGCGCTTTAGAGTTGCTCCAAGGTGCTACCCTATTTTTACACGCTGCTTCTTTGTATTCTTATAAAAGTCTCTCTTTTATGGTTTTAAAGAGTCTTTCTTTTGGAGTGCCAACTATCTGTATAGGGGAGGGTGTTGACTCAGATTTAGTGGTTAAAAATTCTTTAGGAATGGCTCACATGATCGACCATCTATTAAATAACCCCGATTATTACAACAGCATGGCCGAAAACCTACACACTAGAGTCAAAAACTACACTTACGAAAAAATTTCTCAAGAATTGATTGTCTAA
- a CDS encoding glycosyltransferase family 25 protein encodes MLVGLKNGSRRAYCQAMVENPPQNYYSLDFRFHIFDAIDKHSHYFSKDLGYTGFIENSYSAQKLKYSSWFLSGEGREILPEELGCYASHYFLWLKCITLNKPIVVLESDAELLPNFYQSLIDCLNNPFDFVRLVTRLEKPENSAILKFF; translated from the coding sequence GTGTTAGTTGGCTTAAAAAATGGCTCTCGGCGTGCTTACTGCCAAGCTATGGTAGAAAACCCTCCACAGAATTACTATTCTTTGGACTTTCGTTTCCATATCTTTGATGCCATTGACAAACACAGCCATTACTTCTCAAAAGATTTAGGTTATACAGGATTTATTGAAAATTCTTACTCAGCTCAAAAGTTAAAGTACAGCAGTTGGTTTTTAAGTGGAGAGGGTAGAGAAATATTGCCTGAAGAACTGGGCTGTTATGCTAGCCATTATTTTTTGTGGCTAAAGTGTATTACACTTAATAAGCCTATAGTGGTATTAGAAAGTGACGCAGAATTGTTACCCAATTTTTATCAGAGTTTAATAGATTGTCTTAACAACCCATTTGATTTTGTACGCCTAGTTACGAGGCTTGAAAAACCTGAGAATTCTGCAATACTAAAATTCTTTTAG
- a CDS encoding uroporphyrinogen decarboxylase family protein, which translates to MFLCTAKALIGFSGAPWTLATYMIF; encoded by the coding sequence CTGTTCCTTTGCACTGCAAAAGCCCTCATTGGTTTTAGTGGCGCGCCTTGGACTTTGGCAACTTACATGATTTTCTAA
- the hemE gene encoding uroporphyrinogen decarboxylase: MVFIDACLGKQTPYTPIWMMRQAGRYLSEYQEIRKQAKNFLDLCANVDLASTITLQPVEILDVDAAILFSDILILPHTMGLPLEFVPGFGPKFLRGIESLEDIQVLHTAYQKLEFVYDTLSSVRAKLEPSKALIGFSGAPWTLATYMIESQGSKTYHKSKKLLYTDPKLLHTLLDMLSTEIIGYLSMQIKAGADAIMLFDSWANALECKAYLEFGWSYIQKITHTLKTMHKTIPIIVFPKGISGYLEHLNGDFDVFGCDWSTPLELAKRILGHRYVLQGNLEPARLYNQEAMLEGVMHILEVMGKNPGFIFNLGHGMLADLPRTIAIELVRLVHEKTKR, from the coding sequence ATGGTTTTTATTGATGCCTGTTTAGGTAAACAAACCCCCTATACCCCTATTTGGATGATGCGCCAAGCCGGTCGTTATTTAAGTGAATACCAAGAGATTAGAAAACAGGCTAAGAACTTTTTAGATTTATGTGCTAATGTTGATCTAGCAAGTACTATTACTCTTCAACCGGTAGAAATCTTAGATGTAGATGCGGCCATTCTTTTTAGCGATATTCTGATATTGCCCCATACTATGGGTTTGCCTTTAGAATTTGTCCCCGGTTTTGGACCTAAATTTTTACGAGGTATAGAAAGTTTAGAAGACATTCAAGTTTTACACACCGCCTATCAAAAATTAGAATTTGTCTATGATACTTTATCTAGTGTACGCGCTAAGCTAGAGCCTAGCAAAGCCCTCATTGGTTTTAGTGGCGCGCCTTGGACTTTGGCAACTTACATGATTGAATCTCAAGGGAGTAAGACTTATCATAAAAGTAAAAAACTCCTCTATACAGACCCTAAACTTTTGCATACTCTATTAGACATGCTAAGTACAGAGATCATAGGCTATCTTTCCATGCAAATTAAGGCTGGAGCCGATGCGATCATGCTCTTTGATTCGTGGGCAAATGCTTTAGAATGCAAAGCCTATTTAGAATTTGGTTGGTCTTATATCCAAAAAATCACCCACACCCTTAAAACCATGCACAAAACTATCCCCATTATTGTATTCCCTAAGGGTATTTCTGGTTACTTAGAGCATTTAAATGGCGATTTTGATGTCTTTGGGTGTGATTGGAGTACCCCCTTAGAATTAGCTAAAAGAATTTTAGGGCACCGTTATGTTTTGCAAGGAAACTTAGAACCTGCACGACTTTATAATCAAGAGGCGATGTTAGAGGGTGTTATGCACATTTTAGAAGTGATGGGCAAAAATCCGGGCTTTATTTTTAATTTAGGGCATGGCATGTTGGCTGATTTGCCCCGCACAATAGCTATAGAACTTGTACGCTTAGTGCATGAAAAAACCAAGCGGTAA
- a CDS encoding 3-methyladenine DNA glycosylase encodes MLSSLEILRALKNLDLLKNAPALWWPSAGEFEVILGAILTQNTRFKQVLKSLENLKLAGILSADSNASLHDLATISIEKLIPHIVPSGFYRQKARYVCLLSQNILRDFQDFKTFQKQVNREWLLKQLGIGPESADAILNYACLRPVMVVDRYTYQFLLSLGLDIKDYGMLQKFFMQGITNNLDKVLALYEYKLDLAAIYARFHGKIVEYMRASAKPQLKELNGFY; translated from the coding sequence ATGCTCTCTAGTTTAGAAATTCTACGCGCGCTTAAAAACTTAGATTTACTCAAAAATGCGCCTGCTTTGTGGTGGCCCTCTGCTGGTGAGTTTGAAGTGATCTTAGGGGCTATCTTAACCCAGAATACGCGTTTTAAACAGGTGCTTAAATCTTTAGAAAATCTTAAGTTAGCCGGGATTTTAAGCGCTGATTCTAACGCTTCGCTACACGATCTAGCCACAATCTCCATAGAAAAACTAATCCCCCATATTGTCCCTAGCGGGTTTTATCGCCAAAAGGCGCGCTATGTGTGTTTGCTTAGCCAAAATATTTTAAGAGATTTTCAGGATTTTAAAACCTTTCAAAAACAAGTTAACCGTGAGTGGCTTTTAAAACAGTTAGGAATTGGTCCAGAAAGTGCAGATGCAATTTTAAATTATGCTTGTTTACGGCCGGTTATGGTGGTGGATCGCTACACTTACCAGTTTTTATTATCACTAGGGTTAGACATTAAAGACTATGGCATGTTACAAAAGTTTTTTATGCAAGGCATTACTAATAATTTAGATAAAGTCCTCGCCCTTTATGAATACAAACTAGATCTAGCCGCTATTTATGCGCGCTTCCATGGGAAAATTGTAGAGTATATGCGCGCTAGTGCTAAACCTCAATTAAAGGAATTGAATGGTTTTTATTGA